The following proteins come from a genomic window of Panicum hallii strain FIL2 chromosome 8, PHallii_v3.1, whole genome shotgun sequence:
- the LOC112902377 gene encoding heparan-alpha-glucosaminide N-acetyltransferase has product MEKGQEIAASDGEKGPEQHAIDVGHVEHAGGRGEDTEQKRVAVAEEVQKKSRRVAALDAFRGLTIVLMILVDDGGGAYERIDHSPWNGCTLADFVMPFFLFIVGVAIAFALKRVPNIGAAVKKIAIRTLKMLFWGVLLQGGYSHAPDDLSYGVDMKKIRWCGILQRIALVYFVVALIEAFTTKVRPTTVRSGPYAIFDAYRWQWLGGFIAFVIYIVTTFSLYVPDWSFVYHNDGDVNDGKQFTVQCGVRASLDQACNAVGYVDRQVWGINHLYSQPVWIRSKDCTFSSPNMGPLRADAPAWCLAPFEPEGLLSSISSILSGTIGIHYGHVLIHFKGHKERLKHWLLMGFSLLVLGILLHFTKAIPINKQLYSFSYVCFTGGAAGIVLSAFYILIDVWGLRTPFLFLEWIGMNAMLVFVLGAQGILAAFVNGWYYESPDNSLVHWIANHVFVNVWHSQRLGTLLYVIFCEIVFWGVAAGVLHKMGIYWKL; this is encoded by the exons AGAGGGGAGGACACCGAGCAGAAGAGAGTGGCTGTGGCTGAGGAGGTGCAGAAGAAGAGCAGGAGAGTGGCAGCTCTTGATGCCTTCAGAGGGCTAACCATTGTG CTCATGATCCTGGTGGACGATGGCGGTGGAGCTTATGAGCGGATTGACCACTCACCGTGGAACGGGTGCACTCTGGCAGACTTCGTCATGCCGTTCTTCCTCTTCATAGTTGGTGTTGCAATCGCCTTCGCATTGAAG AGAGTTCCAAATATCGGCGCCGCGGTGAAGAAGATTGCTATCAGAACACTGAAAATGCTCTTCTGGGGTGTGCTTCTCCAAG GTGGATATTCTCACGCTCCTGATGACCTCTCTTATGGAGTGGACATGAAGAAGATCAGATGGTGTGGCATCCTTCAG AGGATAGCTTTGGTGTACTTCGTGGTTGCTCTGATAGAGGCATTCACCACAAAAGTAAGGCCCACAACGGTGCGGTCTGGTCCTTACGCCATTTTCGATGCGTATCGATGGCAATG gttaggtggttttatcgcaTTTGTCATATACATAGTTACAACATTCTCGCTATATGTCCCGGATTGGAGCTTTGTTTACCACAACGATGGCGATGTCAATGACGGCAAGCAATTTACG GTACAATGTGGTGTGAGGGCCAGCCTGGACCAAGCCTGCAATGCAGTTGGCTATGTTGATAGGCAGGTTTGGGGGATTAATCATCTCTATTCACAGCCAGTTTGGATCCGATCAAAG GATTGTACATTCAGCTCACCTAACATGGGTCCCTTGCGAGCTGATGCACCAGCGTGGTGCCTTGCGCCTTTCGAACCAGAAGGCTTGTTAAG TTCAATATCGTCAATACTATCAGGGACAATCGGGATACACTATGGCCATGTCCTGATCCATTTCAAG GGTCACAAGGAGAGACTGAAGCACTGGCTTCTGATGGGCTTTTCGCTCCTCGTGCTTGGCATTCTCCTACACTTCACTAAAG CCATCCCAATCAACAAGCAGCTCTACAGCTTCAGTTATGTCTGCTTCACTGGCGGGGCGGCAGGAATTGTTCTCTCGGCTTTCTATATACTG ATTGATGTCTGGGGCCTGAGGACTCCATTCCTGTTCCTGGAGTGGATCGGCATGAATGCCATGCTTGTGTTTGTCCTGGGAGCACAGGGAATATTGGCTGCGTTTGTGAATGGATGGTACTACGAGTCACCAGATAACTCTCTG GTCCATTGGATCGCGAATCATGTGTTTGTCAATGTCTGGCATTCACAGAGGCTGGGTACTCTGCTGTATGTCATATTCTGTGAGATTGTGTTCTGGGGTGTGGCGGCAGGCGTCCTGCACAAGATGGGGATTTATTGGAAATTGTGA
- the LOC112903065 gene encoding uncharacterized protein LOC112903065 yields MCSIFPSHSVVGVSASQAQEEEGGGGGFRSPESRASMSSGGSLTSPSAPVCSRSWSISEDSLRRYVSYASESCIQELLAASDSGRGGDDGWKVLVYQNGVEISKRRAGPAHVFRSRWLLQDVSPEQFMAVANAVDAAKQWESDQLVEASYIRELGDDLSIIHLKFGDASSARRRRDLVVYQRRQAMDDGTLVVAVASLPKEIAAGLLPPAAAKGGGSNPVVGRGLLLQSGWVLERLEGADDSCGAGGASCVVTYVVQLDPAAGWLPRCLVGRLNSKLVMIIAKLRRIAQDTVAAAAAAAAGDM; encoded by the exons ATGTGTTCCATATTCCCGTCGCATTCGGTCGTCGGCGTGTCGGCGTCGCAGgcgcaggaggaagaaggcggcggcggcggcttccggAGCCCGGAGAGCAGAGCCAGCATGAGCAGCGGCGGCTCCCTGACCTCCCCTTCAGCACCTGTCTGCTCCAGATCATG GTCTATAAGCGAGGACTCGCTGCGTCGTTACGTGAGCTACGCGAGCGAGAGCTGCATACAGGAGCTGCTGGCGGCGTCGGACtccgggcgcggcggcgacgacgggtGGAAGGTGCTGGTGTACCAGAACGGCGTGGAGATATCgaagcggcgggcggggccgGCGCACGTGTTCCGGAGCCGGTGGCTGCTGCAGGACGTCTCGCCGGAGCAGTTCATGGCCGTCGCCAACGCCGTCGACGCCGCCAAG CAGTGGGAGTCGGACCAGCTGGTGGAGGCCTCGTACATCAGGGAGCTGGGCGACGACCTGAGCATCATCCACCTCAAGTTCGGCGAcgcctcctccgcgcgccggcgccgggacCTCGTCGTCTACCAGCGCCGCCAGGCCATGGACGACGGCACGCTCGTCGTCGCCGTGGCGTCGCTGCCCAAGGAGATCGCCGCGGGCCTGCTGcccccggcggcggccaagggcggcggcagcaaccCCGTCGTCGGCCGGGGCCTGCTGCTGCAGTCCGGCTGGGTCCTCGAGAGGCTCGAGGGCGCCGACGACTCctgcggcgctggcggcgcctCCTGCGTCGTCACGTACGTCGTGCAGCTGGACCCCGCCGCCGGGTGGCTGCCGCGCTGCCTCGTCGGCCGGCTCAACAGCAAGCTCGTCATGATCATCGCCAAGCTCAGGAGGATCGCGCAGGAcaccgtggccgccgccgccgccgccgccgccggcgacatgTGA
- the LOC112903463 gene encoding uncharacterized protein LOC112903463 gives MARDVHGPEFDPATEDLDGEVVMRVGGGKHHGRYWLADGAIDSSSTPSLSQIRARSTSASPVIRPRQDTSQYRIQALQAQLEEERRLRVENEQRMRDMFAYMQTLGAAAGVSPPPSLFASPLRPPAEFSTPNQSTASNSPYVSPSQPGWRPS, from the exons ATGGCAAGGGATGTGCATGGTCCAGAGTTTGATCCGGCCACCGAGGACCTTGATGGAGAAGTTGTTATGAGGGTTGGAGGAGGTAAGCATCATGGGCGGTATTGGCTTGCCGACGGCGCAATtgactcgtcctctactcctagTCTATCTCAGATTAGAGCAAGAAGCACGAGTGCGAGCCCAGTCATACGACCTCGGCAGGACACTTCACAGTACCGCATACAGGCACTTCAG GCCCAattagaagaagagaggaggctacgTGTGGAGAACGAGCAGAGGATGAGGGACATGTTTGCCTACATGCAGACTCTTGGCGCCGCAGCGGGTGTATCTCCACCACCTTCGTTGTTCGCTTCACCTCTGCGGCCTCCTGCTGAGTTTTCTACTCCT AATCAATCGACGGCCTCAAACTCCCCTTATGTTTCTCCAAGTCAGCCGGGTTGGCGTCCTTCGTGA